One window of the Magnolia sinica isolate HGM2019 chromosome 19, MsV1, whole genome shotgun sequence genome contains the following:
- the LOC131234978 gene encoding LOB domain-containing protein 41-like, with the protein MRMSCNGCRVLRKGCSENCSIRPCLQWIKNPESQANATVFLAKFYGRAGLMNLINAGPEHLRPAIFRSLLYEACGRIVNPIYGSVGLLWSGSWQLCQAAVEAVLKGAPIMPIPSETAASPSPPMKAYDIRHVSKEETSATQDLHKVKTRSRFKRSAKPKPKVDLVSDAADDENPDSTPVCNLRWRRCYPDDMDRVGCHDSSSSQHSEPNADGDSRETESMFSVETVEASLVSRAEQEPVGLQDSRADDGDVELELTLGFEPVSHVSRTHAARHVTMHGEMDGCGADTCKVELGLDLPA; encoded by the exons ATGAGGATGAGCTGCAACGGTTGTAGGGTTCTACGCAAGGGCTGCAGTGAAAACTGCAGCATACGGCCCTGCCTACAATGGATAAAGAACCCTGAATCTCAAGCCAATGCCACTGTATTTCTAGCCAAGTTCTATGGCCGTGCTGGACTCATGAACCTTATCAACGCCGGCCCAGAGCACCTTCGACCTG CTATTTTCAGGTCCTTGTTATATGAAGCCTGTGGACGAATCGTAAACCCGATCTACGGCTCGGTCGGCTTGCTCTGGTCTGGAAGCTGGCAGCTTTGCCAAGCCGCTGTCGAAGCCGTTCTCAAAGGCGCGCCGATCATGCCAATACCTTCCGAGACAGCTGCAAGCCCCAGCCCTCCAATGAAAGCGTACGATATCCGACACGTGTCCAAGGAAGAGACCTCCGCGACTCAGGATCTGCACAAGGTGAAGACTCGGAGCCGGTTCAAGCGCTCGGCTAAGCCAAAGCCAAAAGTGGACTTGGTATCCGACGCGGCTGACGACGAAAACCCCGACTCGACTCCCGTCTGTAATCTGAGGTGGCGCCGTTGTTACCCTGACGACATGGACCGAGTCGGCTGTCACGACTCGTCCTCGAGTCAGCACTCGGAGCCGAACGCGGATGGCGATAGCCGAGAGACAGAGAGCATGTTTTCGGTCGAAACGGTCGAGGCTTCTCTAGTGAGCCGGGCCGAGCAGGAGCCGGTCGGACTGCAGGATAGCCGAGCCGATGACGGGGATGTTGAGCTGGAACTGACGCTTGGGTTCGAGCCGGTGTCTCATGTCAGCCGCACTCATGCCGCGCGACACGTGACAATGCATGGCGAGATGGACGGCTGTGGTGCTGACACGTGTAAGGTCGAGCTGGGCCTGGATCTGCCGGCGTGA